In a genomic window of Bacteroidota bacterium:
- a CDS encoding 4Fe-4S binding protein: MAEEQARVQPKPAAPARKKKPKELAVINQSGCTGCEVCLEVCPVDCIYVVAGPQYDVHKKLVEIDLDVCIGCKLCVKYCPWDTIEMIDTEKAPEVARDWTQRTVLPEKEWMKDAPAEVGEFFPTVFYGEKPQI, encoded by the coding sequence ATGGCAGAAGAACAAGCGCGAGTTCAGCCCAAACCGGCGGCCCCCGCGCGCAAGAAGAAGCCGAAGGAACTGGCGGTTATCAACCAGTCGGGCTGCACGGGCTGCGAGGTGTGTCTCGAGGTCTGTCCCGTCGATTGCATCTACGTCGTTGCCGGGCCCCAGTACGATGTCCACAAGAAACTGGTCGAAATCGACCTGGATGTCTGTATCGGCTGCAAGCTCTGCGTCAAGTACTGCCCCTGGGATACCATCGAGATGATCGATACGGAAAAGGCCCCCGAGGTTGCACGGGACTGGACGCAGAGAACGGTCCTTCCGGAGAAGGAATGGATGAAGGATGCCCCCGCGGAAGTGGGGGAGTTTTTTCCGACGGTCTTCTACGGGGAAAAACCGCAGATTTGA
- a CDS encoding aspartate ammonia-lyase: protein MEKDSLGERQIPADAYYGAQVDRAIENFPISGLRPKPSYVEATVHIKRSAAIVNKALGLLDAKKADAIVRACDEILAGKLREWFVVDVYQAGAGTSHNMNANEVIANRAIELLGGKKGDYSLVHPNDDVNMAQSTNDVCPTAIRIAAVMLSEGLLSSMDVLEQSFARKAKEFDHIVKSGRTHLQDAVPVRLGQEFGAYAVNVRKHRDRIRAASESNAELGIGGTAAGTGLNAHPKYRELMVAELSRALKVKFRMADDYFESMQSLRPFAELSGAVRNLSQDLIRIANDLRLLSSGPKTGLAEIVLPPVQPGSSIMPGKVNPVMAEMLNMVCFQVIGCDQTVLLAAQAGQLELNVMMPVVAFNLLHEVEILTNSIGVFVKFCVDGITANEERCTEYARGSMSIVTVLNPHIGYAKAAEIAKEYLRSGKSIKALVLEKGLMSEEKLEEVFNLRGMTEPGIH from the coding sequence ATGGAAAAAGACTCTCTTGGTGAGCGCCAGATCCCGGCGGATGCCTATTACGGCGCGCAGGTGGACCGGGCGATCGAGAATTTTCCTATCAGCGGTTTGCGCCCGAAACCCTCCTACGTCGAGGCGACCGTCCACATCAAACGCTCGGCTGCGATCGTGAATAAAGCTCTCGGACTCCTCGATGCAAAGAAGGCCGATGCCATCGTCCGGGCCTGCGATGAAATCCTCGCGGGAAAGCTGCGGGAGTGGTTCGTCGTGGACGTCTACCAGGCCGGCGCGGGGACATCCCACAACATGAACGCGAACGAAGTGATCGCGAACCGGGCCATCGAGCTCCTGGGGGGTAAAAAGGGGGACTACTCACTCGTTCATCCGAACGACGACGTGAACATGGCTCAATCGACGAACGATGTTTGTCCCACCGCGATCCGGATTGCCGCCGTGATGCTCTCAGAGGGGCTTCTTTCGTCGATGGATGTTCTGGAGCAGTCGTTCGCCCGGAAGGCGAAGGAGTTCGACCATATCGTGAAGTCCGGCCGGACACACCTTCAGGATGCCGTCCCGGTGCGGCTTGGACAGGAATTCGGGGCGTACGCGGTGAACGTCCGGAAGCATCGTGACAGGATCAGGGCCGCATCCGAGAGCAACGCTGAGCTCGGGATCGGCGGTACTGCGGCGGGCACCGGATTGAACGCCCACCCCAAATACCGCGAACTGATGGTCGCCGAACTGAGCCGCGCGCTGAAGGTCAAATTCAGGATGGCCGACGATTATTTCGAATCGATGCAAAGCCTGCGCCCGTTTGCCGAACTTTCGGGGGCGGTGAGGAATCTATCACAAGACCTGATCCGGATCGCGAATGACCTGCGGCTTCTCAGCTCAGGGCCGAAAACGGGACTTGCGGAAATCGTGCTTCCGCCCGTGCAACCGGGTTCCTCGATCATGCCCGGCAAGGTGAATCCGGTCATGGCCGAGATGCTGAACATGGTCTGTTTCCAGGTGATCGGCTGCGACCAGACGGTTCTCCTCGCGGCGCAGGCCGGACAGCTCGAGCTGAACGTCATGATGCCGGTTGTGGCGTTTAATCTGCTCCATGAAGTTGAGATATTGACGAACTCGATCGGCGTCTTCGTGAAGTTCTGCGTCGACGGGATCACCGCAAACGAAGAGCGGTGCACCGAGTACGCCCGGGGAAGCATGAGCATCGTGACGGTCCTTAATCCGCACATCGGCTACGCGAAGGCGGCGGAAATCGCCAAGGAATATCTCCGGTCGGGCAAGTCGATCAAGGCGCTCGTCCTGGAGAAGGGGCTTATGTCGGAAGAAAAACTCGAAGAGGTTTTCAACCTTCGCGGGATGACGGAACCGGGCATTCATTGA